A region from the Desulfomarina profundi genome encodes:
- the gcvPB gene encoding aminomethyl-transferring glycine dehydrogenase subunit GcvPB: METPMTEKAGASGLIFNEPLLWEKGKKGRRAMSVPAHDVGKAKLPEELLGEKIDFPDLSEVDVVRHYTRLSQWNFGVDSGMYPLGSCTMKYNPKINEKIAATPEIAAAHPMLDDILVQGTLKILYDLQNYLAAITGLPAVSLQPAAGAHGELTGMLIFAAYHRSRNSKRTKILIPDTAHGTNPASAALCGYKPVPIKSSVNGIIDPELVAEKMDDETAGIMITNPNTLGLFETNIREVAEIVHARGGLVYGDGANMNAVMGIIDAGKCGVDVMHLNLHKTFSTPHGGGGPGAGPVCVTEELAPFLPVPRVVADGEGYRLDFDAPESVGRVHAFHGNFGVLVKAWSYILSMGGRNLKKASQYAVLSAAYIKEQLRDTLTLAYDRSCMHECVFSDKSLQKYGVSTLDLAKRLIDYGYHPPTIYFPLVVAGAIMIEPTETECKEDIDQFIQAVKDIVKEAHENPDLLHNAPMVTKLKRLDETRAARRPCLRG; encoded by the coding sequence ATGGAAACTCCAATGACTGAAAAAGCTGGTGCCAGCGGTCTTATTTTTAATGAGCCCCTTCTCTGGGAGAAGGGGAAAAAAGGCAGGAGGGCAATGTCCGTTCCTGCTCATGATGTAGGAAAAGCGAAGCTGCCGGAAGAACTGCTGGGAGAAAAAATAGATTTTCCTGATCTCAGTGAAGTGGATGTTGTCCGCCACTATACCCGGCTGTCCCAATGGAATTTTGGTGTCGATTCCGGAATGTATCCTCTGGGTTCCTGCACCATGAAATATAACCCGAAGATTAATGAAAAGATTGCGGCAACTCCTGAAATTGCAGCAGCTCACCCCATGCTGGATGATATTCTTGTCCAGGGCACTTTGAAGATTCTTTATGATCTGCAGAATTATCTGGCGGCTATAACTGGTCTTCCCGCGGTTTCTCTTCAACCGGCAGCCGGTGCCCACGGAGAGTTAACCGGCATGTTGATTTTTGCAGCATACCACAGGAGTCGCAACTCAAAAAGAACAAAGATCCTGATACCGGACACGGCCCATGGTACCAATCCGGCCAGTGCGGCTCTCTGCGGCTATAAACCTGTGCCGATTAAATCAAGTGTCAATGGAATCATTGATCCGGAGCTGGTAGCAGAGAAAATGGATGATGAGACTGCCGGTATTATGATCACCAATCCAAATACTCTTGGGCTTTTTGAGACAAATATCAGAGAAGTTGCCGAGATTGTCCATGCCAGGGGAGGGCTGGTTTACGGGGATGGTGCAAATATGAATGCCGTAATGGGTATCATAGATGCCGGTAAATGCGGTGTCGATGTGATGCACCTTAATCTGCATAAGACTTTTTCCACTCCCCACGGTGGTGGCGGGCCTGGTGCGGGTCCGGTCTGTGTGACTGAAGAACTTGCACCTTTCCTTCCAGTCCCACGTGTTGTTGCAGATGGTGAGGGATATCGTCTTGATTTCGATGCACCGGAATCTGTAGGCCGCGTCCATGCATTTCATGGAAATTTTGGGGTACTGGTGAAGGCTTGGTCCTACATCCTTTCCATGGGTGGCAGGAATCTTAAAAAGGCAAGTCAGTATGCGGTACTGAGTGCCGCTTATATCAAGGAACAGTTGCGGGACACTCTTACCCTTGCCTACGATAGATCCTGTATGCACGAATGTGTCTTTTCAGACAAGTCGCTGCAGAAGTATGGTGTTTCTACACTTGATCTGGCAAAAAGGCTGATAGATTACGGTTATCATCCGCCGACCATTTACTTTCCCCTTGTGGTGGCCGGTGCCATTATGATCGAACCCACTGAAACGGAATGCAAAGAGGATATAGATCAGTTTATCCAGGCAGTAAAGGATATTGTCAAAGAAGCCCACGAGAATCCTGACCTGCTCCATAATGCGCCCATGGTTACCAAGCTGAAAAGACTGGATGAAACCAGGGCGGCGAGGCGCCCCTGTCTCCGTGGCTGA
- a CDS encoding glycerophosphodiester phosphodiesterase family protein produces the protein MKKHHVFLLFSFLLFFAVSVSATEKTIIVRNGGGDSLIEHTLPAVVLAAAENAPYIELHVGMTSDNQLVVFRDLTLNRLTDVANLFPERNREDGNFYVIDFTLQEIRQLRLHNVFETDSSALSMAIPTLQEELALIRRLEKIMGKKEKTSAEYSMGISLEIKQPWFFHDHDRDISSAILDTLQLYGYTDRKSNLFLQCFDPEELQRIHDRLMPARQMDLPLIQMVGNEDIVEARQKILGEYIPYNYDWLFTNSGRRILAGYAAALALPGSLLLDREGNPILQDYTTTLQQYGVRIFAIQLKKRSEPFPAYASDYPSLLLYFLQKTAIDGLYCNSFQRTGKIVNTFEEKEKRKADLPDFFSSLKLTVPPTQHTVTPKQSIKNFNNLSSHGSLPSL, from the coding sequence ATGAAAAAACATCATGTCTTTCTGCTTTTCTCTTTTCTTCTTTTTTTTGCCGTATCCGTATCAGCAACAGAAAAAACCATCATTGTACGTAACGGAGGAGGCGACAGTCTCATAGAACATACCCTGCCTGCTGTTGTGCTGGCAGCCGCAGAGAATGCACCGTATATCGAACTCCACGTGGGGATGACTTCGGATAATCAGCTCGTTGTCTTCCGGGATCTTACCCTGAACCGGCTGACGGATGTCGCCAATCTCTTTCCCGAACGAAATCGTGAAGACGGTAATTTTTATGTCATTGACTTTACCCTGCAGGAAATTCGCCAGCTTCGCCTGCATAATGTTTTTGAAACCGATTCTTCCGCCCTTTCCATGGCCATTCCAACCCTGCAGGAAGAGTTGGCGCTGATTCGAAGACTGGAAAAAATAATGGGAAAAAAAGAAAAAACATCTGCTGAATATTCCATGGGAATCAGCCTGGAAATCAAACAGCCCTGGTTTTTTCATGACCACGACAGGGACATCAGCTCCGCTATACTCGATACTCTTCAGCTTTACGGCTACACAGACAGGAAAAGCAATCTTTTTCTCCAGTGTTTTGATCCGGAAGAACTGCAGCGAATCCACGACAGGCTGATGCCGGCAAGACAGATGGATCTGCCGCTTATTCAGATGGTTGGAAATGAGGACATTGTCGAAGCAAGACAGAAAATTCTGGGAGAATATATCCCCTACAACTATGACTGGCTCTTTACCAACAGCGGTAGAAGAATTCTCGCCGGTTATGCTGCAGCCCTGGCTCTTCCCGGCAGTTTGCTCCTTGACCGGGAAGGGAACCCCATCCTGCAGGATTATACAACCACCCTCCAGCAATATGGTGTGCGCATCTTTGCTATTCAGCTCAAAAAAAGATCTGAACCATTCCCGGCCTATGCTAGCGATTATCCTTCTCTGCTCCTGTATTTTCTTCAAAAAACTGCAATTGACGGTTTGTATTGCAATTCATTTCAAAGAACCGGAAAAATTGTAAACACTTTTGAAGAGAAAGAAAAAAGAAAGGCTGATCTTCCCGATTTTTTTTCATCCCTCAAACTGACGGTTCCACCGACTCAACATACCGTAACCCCAAAACAAAGTATAAAAAATTTCAACAATCTTTCCTCTCATGGAAGTCTTCCCTCTTTATAG
- the lipB gene encoding lipoyl(octanoyl) transferase LipB, translating to MVSEQFLDEKKISLVHIERGGDITYHGEGQLVLYPVIHLRERGLAVSEYVFLLEEIMIRLAAVYGVQAGRDPRNHGVWVGNRKLGSVGIAIRHGISFHGLALNVNLALEPFSWVNPCGLQGVKMTSLQQETGRRKIETGDVKKNLKAILGILFHEDFQEYPKEWLYGRMC from the coding sequence ATGGTATCTGAGCAGTTCCTGGATGAAAAGAAGATCTCACTGGTACATATTGAACGCGGTGGAGATATTACCTATCATGGAGAAGGGCAACTTGTCCTCTATCCGGTTATTCATCTGAGGGAGCGGGGATTGGCAGTGAGTGAATATGTTTTTCTGCTGGAAGAGATCATGATCCGCCTTGCTGCGGTTTATGGTGTTCAAGCAGGAAGAGACCCGCGCAACCATGGAGTATGGGTTGGCAACAGGAAGCTGGGCAGTGTCGGTATTGCGATTAGACACGGGATCTCTTTTCATGGCCTGGCCCTGAATGTCAACCTGGCTCTGGAACCTTTTTCCTGGGTCAACCCATGCGGATTGCAGGGTGTCAAAATGACCAGCCTGCAGCAGGAGACAGGCAGGAGAAAGATAGAAACGGGGGATGTAAAGAAAAACCTCAAGGCAATTCTGGGGATTCTCTTTCATGAGGATTTTCAGGAGTATCCAAAGGAATGGCTTTATGGGCGGATGTGCTGA
- a CDS encoding HAD hydrolase-like protein, translated as MKILEQPFEKKPTLFHWHEIETVFLDLDGTLLDRYFDDYFWNEYVPRVFAGKNNLDLATARRQLLATYKSVENTLLWTDLDHWSAKLDLNIPMLKKEVSHLIAIHPGVIDFLDHLTTLEKKIFLVTNAHPKTLDVKLDKVALKGYFQAVFSSNDVGAPKERQRFWKTLETLLPFAKETTFFADDTEKVLFSARKFGIHHLCHIARPSSRLAPAFSDSFPSITDFSQLTPSREDLLI; from the coding sequence ATGAAAATACTTGAACAACCCTTTGAGAAAAAGCCGACTCTCTTCCACTGGCATGAGATAGAAACAGTTTTCCTTGACCTGGACGGTACACTGCTGGACAGGTATTTCGATGACTATTTCTGGAACGAGTATGTCCCCCGGGTGTTTGCCGGAAAAAACAATCTCGACCTGGCAACAGCACGGAGACAACTGCTTGCCACCTATAAATCGGTTGAAAACACACTGCTCTGGACAGACCTCGATCATTGGTCGGCAAAACTGGATCTGAATATTCCCATGCTGAAAAAAGAAGTCAGTCACCTCATTGCAATCCATCCTGGAGTGATTGATTTTCTTGACCACCTCACAACACTCGAGAAGAAAATCTTCCTTGTGACCAACGCCCACCCGAAGACCCTCGATGTCAAGCTCGACAAAGTTGCCCTGAAGGGTTACTTTCAAGCTGTTTTTTCCTCAAATGATGTTGGGGCACCCAAGGAAAGGCAGCGATTCTGGAAGACTCTTGAAACTCTTCTTCCCTTTGCAAAAGAAACCACTTTTTTTGCTGATGATACTGAAAAGGTTCTTTTTTCCGCACGTAAATTCGGTATCCATCATCTCTGCCATATTGCCAGACCCAGCTCCAGACTTGCACCGGCGTTTTCCGACAGTTTTCCCTCCATCACCGACTTCAGCCAGTTGACACCTTCCCGGGAGGATCTCCTGATATGA
- a CDS encoding CDP-alcohol phosphatidyltransferase family protein: MLDRWALQLVKKPLNAGAVILARHSVSADSVTVAGFAVGLLALPALFMKLYWVALVCILINRVADGLDGAIARIQGPTDGGGFLDITLDFIFYSSVVFGFALADPERNGLAATALLFAFVGTGSSFLAFAIMAEKRGLTNFKYPNKGFFYLAGLAEGTETLCFFVFFCLFPGFFTELAYTFAVICMITVITRVSGGYLALRNDDSGTV, encoded by the coding sequence GTGCTGGATAGATGGGCGTTGCAACTGGTGAAAAAGCCGTTGAATGCGGGAGCGGTTATCCTGGCTCGTCACAGTGTCAGTGCGGACTCCGTAACCGTGGCCGGTTTTGCTGTCGGGCTTCTTGCCCTGCCTGCTCTTTTTATGAAATTGTATTGGGTAGCCCTGGTCTGTATCCTGATAAACAGAGTAGCTGATGGGCTGGATGGGGCAATTGCCCGTATCCAGGGACCGACCGATGGAGGGGGATTTCTCGATATTACTCTGGATTTCATTTTTTACTCTTCAGTAGTTTTTGGCTTTGCACTGGCTGATCCTGAGCGAAACGGACTTGCGGCAACCGCTCTTCTCTTTGCTTTTGTGGGCACCGGGAGTAGTTTTCTGGCTTTTGCAATTATGGCAGAAAAACGTGGTCTGACAAATTTCAAATATCCCAACAAGGGTTTTTTTTATCTTGCCGGATTGGCTGAAGGAACAGAAACGTTGTGTTTTTTTGTTTTCTTTTGTCTTTTTCCCGGATTTTTTACTGAGTTGGCTTATACCTTTGCTGTTATCTGCATGATTACAGTGATTACAAGGGTGTCCGGAGGATACCTTGCACTAAGAAATGATGATTCCGGGACTGTTTGA
- a CDS encoding glycine zipper domain-containing protein has product MKYFTLPILLAFVVTLSSCGGQVSQGTAGAGIGAASGAIIGQAIGRNTEATLIGAALGTMLGYIVGNEMDKYDRQRLNRVYEEAPSGRASTWRNPDTGNTYQVTPQPAYYPKAKPDTPCRQAEILATIDGKAQKTYTTACRNSRGQWVLQN; this is encoded by the coding sequence ATGAAATATTTTACATTACCAATCCTGCTTGCATTTGTAGTGACTCTGAGCAGCTGCGGGGGCCAGGTATCCCAAGGAACCGCCGGGGCCGGTATCGGGGCGGCGAGTGGCGCAATAATTGGCCAGGCCATAGGCCGAAATACGGAGGCAACCCTGATAGGGGCAGCCTTGGGAACCATGCTCGGCTATATTGTCGGCAATGAAATGGATAAATATGACAGACAGCGGTTAAACCGTGTATACGAAGAAGCACCATCCGGCAGGGCCTCAACCTGGCGCAATCCGGACACCGGCAATACCTACCAGGTAACACCGCAACCCGCCTACTATCCCAAGGCGAAACCGGATACCCCTTGCAGACAGGCTGAAATACTGGCTACAATAGACGGAAAAGCCCAGAAAACCTATACAACAGCCTGCAGAAACAGCAGAGGACAGTGGGTGCTGCAGAATTAA
- a CDS encoding polymer-forming cytoskeletal protein codes for MTEKNESRIDRSMSIVGKVRSLGHVVIEGKVEGDLDCTSMKIVREGTLLGDIHAEEIECFGTIEGRIKTRKFIMRKDGCHTGTVETTELRVEPGAFLDCALHDGGEVCPSGIEKGGREVAETGVSGESVVDWERLAAVFESNAQQCIMEVPWSERRELLHQILTLLEKEKPLIKITGDPGSGKSTLIARLKEVLPDETDLFILEKPVGSVRDLLSAVADYLQLPVLADDRQRDIVGKIKGVIAPDGCIRKKMVLAVDDAQLMYPATMEGLSVCSPAPMRVGKRWCRLFCWELEKWKGSLFIQPVNILRMKPTVCWLLNLSP; via the coding sequence ATGACCGAAAAAAATGAAAGCAGAATAGATCGATCCATGAGTATTGTCGGAAAAGTCCGGAGCCTGGGTCATGTGGTGATCGAAGGAAAGGTGGAAGGAGATCTTGACTGTACAAGCATGAAGATTGTTCGGGAAGGAACATTACTTGGTGATATTCATGCTGAAGAAATAGAGTGTTTTGGAACTATTGAAGGAAGAATTAAGACCCGGAAATTCATCATGAGAAAAGATGGTTGCCATACGGGTACTGTGGAAACAACAGAGTTGCGAGTGGAGCCTGGAGCATTTTTAGACTGTGCCCTGCACGATGGGGGAGAGGTTTGTCCTTCAGGTATTGAGAAAGGGGGGCGGGAGGTAGCTGAAACCGGGGTCTCTGGGGAGTCAGTTGTTGACTGGGAAAGGTTGGCAGCTGTTTTCGAAAGTAATGCCCAGCAATGTATCATGGAGGTTCCCTGGTCCGAAAGAAGGGAACTGCTTCATCAGATTCTGACTCTTCTTGAAAAGGAAAAGCCCCTGATTAAAATCACTGGTGATCCTGGAAGTGGTAAGAGTACACTGATCGCCAGGCTCAAGGAGGTTCTGCCAGATGAAACAGATTTGTTCATACTTGAGAAACCTGTCGGTTCGGTAAGAGATCTTCTTTCTGCAGTCGCGGATTATCTTCAACTGCCTGTACTCGCTGATGACAGGCAGCGGGATATTGTCGGGAAGATCAAAGGTGTCATTGCACCAGATGGATGTATTCGCAAAAAAATGGTTCTGGCTGTAGATGATGCCCAGCTGATGTATCCTGCAACAATGGAGGGGTTATCCGTCTGCTCACCAGCGCCTATGAGGGTGGGGAAGCGCTGGTGCAGATTATTCTGCTGGGAACTGGAGAAATGGAAGGGAAGCTTGTTCATACAACCCGTGAATATTTTGAGGATGAAACCAACTGTCTGCTGGCTCTTGAACCTCTCTCCATAA
- the lipA gene encoding lipoyl synthase — protein sequence MGGCAEGIRVGKPKWLRRSLPSGPEYEKLRQLLKSRELTTVCQEAQCPNQFECYGKGTATFMILGERCTRNCGFCAVAHRPVEGPDESEPMRVAEAVVSLKLRYAVITSVTRDDLADGGASFFAETIRAIRFCSPKTLIEVLIPDLQGDWQSLQTILDAGPDVLNHNIETVKRLYSRVRPQAVYTRSLALLTEVKKKKKDMITKTGIMVGLGERAEELLETWQDLRQTGCDLLTIGQYLQPSSTHLQVKRFVPPEEFEIYRDKALGLGFSGVASGPFVRSSYKAEKLYRKALVKSRERE from the coding sequence ATGGGCGGATGTGCTGAAGGAATCAGGGTAGGTAAGCCGAAATGGCTGCGTCGCAGTCTGCCGAGTGGTCCGGAGTATGAGAAATTGCGGCAATTGCTGAAATCAAGAGAATTAACAACTGTCTGTCAGGAGGCACAGTGTCCCAATCAGTTTGAATGTTACGGAAAGGGTACGGCGACATTTATGATTCTGGGTGAGAGATGTACGAGAAACTGTGGTTTCTGTGCTGTAGCTCACAGGCCGGTGGAAGGGCCGGATGAATCGGAACCGATGCGGGTGGCGGAGGCTGTTGTCTCCCTGAAGCTCCGTTACGCTGTTATAACCTCCGTCACCAGGGATGATCTTGCAGATGGTGGTGCCTCCTTTTTTGCTGAAACAATACGGGCCATCCGTTTTTGCAGTCCCAAGACTCTGATAGAAGTGTTGATTCCCGATCTCCAGGGTGACTGGCAGAGTCTGCAGACAATTCTTGATGCAGGGCCAGATGTTTTGAATCATAATATCGAAACTGTGAAAAGGCTCTATTCCCGGGTTCGACCCCAGGCCGTGTATACCAGAAGTCTTGCTCTGCTCACCGAAGTGAAGAAAAAGAAGAAAGACATGATAACAAAGACGGGTATCATGGTCGGTCTTGGAGAAAGGGCAGAAGAGCTCCTGGAAACATGGCAGGATTTACGCCAAACAGGTTGTGATCTGTTAACAATTGGACAGTATCTTCAACCGAGTTCAACTCATCTGCAGGTCAAACGTTTTGTGCCTCCGGAAGAATTTGAAATTTATCGCGACAAAGCCTTGGGACTTGGATTTTCAGGTGTGGCTTCCGGTCCTTTTGTACGCAGTTCGTATAAAGCTGAGAAGTTGTACCGTAAAGCCCTGGTAAAAAGTAGGGAAAGAGAATAA
- a CDS encoding aminomethyltransferase family protein, protein MKKEKKTVLHGFHLEKGANMASFGGYDMPLWYSTGVKAEHLAVIQGAGVFDTSHMAVVMVRGDGARELLQRCFTKDLERSVGRGKTPLIIGRCVYGIFLHPDGTVIDDAIVYQLGVKEYMVVVNAGMGPMVADHLLKAVEDDTRVEDLTDRVGKMDIQGIASARILKKIMRDPETLFEGMVYFSFKGGFGSFPTAVTETELLDGTRVLVSRTGYTGEFGFELFVEREQLESLWNQLLVAGEEYGVIPCGLAARDSLRAGAVLPLSHQDIGPWPFLANPWQFALCWNDDQNGFTKDFIGADALLEETDLQYTYAFAGFDPRKISSEASYVTDSGKNKIGTILTCTTDMAIGRQNGQIVSIAENTGDERGKSFTPKGLSCGFVLLEKKCETGEEIYLTDGKRKLKVEIRSDVRPGRTARLPIRTMV, encoded by the coding sequence ATGAAAAAAGAGAAAAAGACGGTTCTTCACGGTTTTCACCTGGAAAAAGGAGCCAATATGGCCTCTTTTGGTGGATATGATATGCCGCTGTGGTATTCCACCGGAGTTAAAGCGGAACATCTGGCTGTAATTCAGGGTGCCGGAGTTTTTGATACCAGTCATATGGCCGTGGTGATGGTGCGGGGCGACGGGGCAAGGGAATTGCTGCAGCGTTGTTTTACCAAGGATCTTGAAAGATCTGTCGGTCGCGGAAAAACACCTCTTATCATTGGCCGGTGTGTCTACGGCATTTTTCTCCACCCGGATGGAACTGTTATTGATGATGCCATTGTCTATCAGCTCGGTGTGAAAGAATATATGGTTGTTGTCAATGCTGGAATGGGGCCGATGGTGGCCGATCATCTGCTGAAAGCGGTGGAAGATGATACCCGGGTGGAGGACCTGACTGACAGGGTGGGGAAGATGGATATTCAGGGAATTGCCTCTGCCAGAATTCTGAAAAAAATTATGAGGGATCCGGAGACACTTTTTGAAGGGATGGTCTATTTTTCCTTCAAAGGTGGTTTTGGCAGTTTCCCCACAGCTGTTACCGAAACTGAATTACTGGATGGTACACGGGTTCTTGTATCCCGGACGGGATACACAGGAGAATTTGGTTTTGAGCTCTTTGTGGAAAGAGAACAACTCGAATCTCTCTGGAATCAACTGCTTGTTGCGGGAGAGGAATACGGAGTCATCCCTTGCGGGCTTGCAGCCAGAGATTCTCTACGGGCCGGAGCCGTTTTGCCCCTTTCTCACCAGGACATAGGTCCCTGGCCGTTTCTGGCCAATCCCTGGCAGTTTGCTCTTTGCTGGAATGACGATCAAAACGGTTTTACCAAGGATTTTATTGGGGCGGATGCTCTTCTTGAGGAAACAGATCTTCAGTATACCTATGCGTTTGCGGGTTTTGATCCGCGGAAAATCAGCAGTGAAGCCAGTTATGTAACAGATTCCGGGAAAAATAAAATCGGGACTATTCTCACCTGTACCACGGATATGGCAATTGGCAGACAGAATGGACAGATAGTTTCTATTGCTGAAAATACAGGGGATGAAAGAGGAAAGTCTTTTACACCCAAAGGGTTGTCGTGCGGTTTTGTTCTGCTGGAAAAAAAATGTGAAACTGGAGAGGAAATTTACCTTACTGATGGAAAGAGAAAGCTGAAGGTGGAAATACGAAGCGATGTCCGGCCGGGGAGAACCGCCAGGTTGCCCATCAGGACAATGGTTTGA
- a CDS encoding lipoate--protein ligase family protein yields MAEKDTALVDLGLSEYRATYELQVALVDRRKEGDCEDVFLVTEHPSVFTLGRRGAGRT; encoded by the coding sequence GTGGCTGAGAAGGATACAGCCCTTGTTGATCTTGGACTCAGTGAATACAGGGCAACCTATGAACTGCAGGTGGCCCTTGTTGACAGGAGAAAAGAAGGGGACTGTGAAGATGTTTTTCTGGTTACTGAACACCCGTCTGTTTTTACACTGGGCAGGCGGGGGGCAGGGAGAACCTGA
- a CDS encoding Lrp/AsnC family transcriptional regulator: MKIDEINYAIINHLRDGRIPFKKIADSLAVSEGTVRARVKKLKDEGVLDITALVDPDAIPDQSVVMIGVRLKDMDLVKKGEEFSKLRGVISVCVVTGRFDLILTVMLTKEFTMLEFYTEEVSKLENVRAVETFVVYKSFNLKVPLTL, translated from the coding sequence ATGAAAATAGATGAAATAAACTACGCGATTATTAATCATCTCAGGGATGGCAGAATACCATTTAAGAAAATTGCAGATTCTCTTGCTGTATCAGAGGGAACGGTTCGGGCAAGGGTAAAAAAGCTGAAAGATGAAGGTGTTCTCGATATTACGGCTCTTGTTGATCCGGATGCAATACCTGACCAGAGCGTGGTGATGATCGGGGTCCGGTTGAAGGATATGGACCTTGTGAAGAAAGGGGAGGAGTTTTCCAAGCTGCGGGGAGTGATTTCCGTGTGTGTTGTAACCGGTCGTTTTGATTTGATTCTGACGGTTATGTTAACCAAGGAATTCACCATGCTTGAGTTTTATACAGAAGAGGTTTCAAAGCTTGAAAATGTCAGGGCTGTAGAGACATTTGTGGTCTATAAGAGTTTTAATCTCAAGGTTCCTCTGACGTTGTAG
- the gcvH gene encoding glycine cleavage system protein GcvH: protein MKELNELNLPEDLRYTEDHEWATTGGETLKIGVSDYAQDQLGDIVFVEVPEVGDSFDKGDEFGTLESVKAVSELYLPVGGEIVAVNEALEDSPELINEDPYANWIVEIKPADTGELEQLLTVEAYREILKG, encoded by the coding sequence ATGAAAGAGTTAAATGAGCTGAATTTACCGGAGGACCTGCGATACACTGAAGATCATGAATGGGCGACCACCGGAGGAGAAACTTTGAAAATCGGTGTCAGTGATTATGCCCAGGATCAGCTGGGGGATATCGTTTTTGTGGAGGTTCCGGAAGTGGGGGACAGTTTTGACAAGGGGGACGAATTTGGAACCCTGGAATCAGTAAAAGCTGTTTCCGAGCTTTATCTGCCCGTTGGCGGGGAGATTGTTGCTGTCAATGAAGCTCTGGAAGACAGCCCTGAACTGATCAATGAAGATCCGTATGCAAACTGGATTGTCGAAATAAAACCGGCGGATACCGGTGAGCTCGAACAACTCCTCACTGTTGAGGCATATCGAGAGATTTTGAAGGGGTAA